From the genome of Geothrix sp. 21YS21S-4, one region includes:
- a CDS encoding DUF2203 domain-containing protein: protein MGRIFTLDEARAMMPQVKAVTEPVYTLAASLAEELSQAEDAKDEPRADALRERLQTLVQSWQQSMQDLEAEVKGLWLVDFDSGDGYWCWAYPEDELGHWHSYEGGFRSRVPVDQRPGVQA from the coding sequence ATGGGCCGCATTTTCACCCTGGACGAAGCGCGGGCCATGATGCCGCAGGTGAAGGCGGTCACAGAACCTGTCTACACACTCGCTGCGAGCCTCGCCGAAGAACTCAGCCAGGCGGAGGACGCCAAGGACGAACCCCGGGCCGACGCCCTGCGGGAACGGCTCCAGACCCTCGTCCAGAGCTGGCAGCAGAGCATGCAGGACCTGGAGGCCGAAGTGAAGGGTCTCTGGCTGGTGGACTTCGATTCGGGCGACGGCTACTGGTGCTGGGCCTATCCCGAGGACGAGCTGGGCCATTGGCACAGCTATGAAGGCGGGTTCCGTTCCCGCGTTCCCGTGGACCAGCGGCCCGGCGTCCAGGCCTGA
- the lpxB gene encoding lipid-A-disaccharide synthase, whose product MTGPLLVVAGEDSGDLHGAELLRELKARRPDLRVIGVGGPRMTPFLDRKLADVKDLAVVGFVEVIRHLPRLNRLFGEILAAAGEEAVSGALLIDYPGFNLRLAKALRKQAPAVTLHQYVCPQVWAWKKGRIPDLGRTLDTLYCLFDFEPELFRGYPVDARFVGHPLVEVVKPECDRAAFFAETGLDPARPLVALLPGSRRGEIQRLLPPMAELARNWRSSRPEVQWVLPIAPTLESGFVRAHLGEAPVTLVQGRAYAARAYADAALVASGTATLETALLGTPFAIVYKLNALTYQVARHVVKLPHFGLANVVARREVATELVQGDVNAERLGQELARLLDPAEAAQIRADLAEVRGHLGQPGAAGRVADDLLRKLGE is encoded by the coding sequence GTGACGGGTCCGCTGCTGGTGGTGGCGGGGGAGGATTCCGGGGACCTGCATGGCGCGGAACTCCTGCGGGAGCTGAAGGCCCGCCGCCCCGACCTCCGCGTCATCGGGGTGGGAGGGCCGCGGATGACGCCCTTCCTCGATCGCAAGCTGGCGGACGTGAAGGACCTCGCCGTGGTGGGCTTCGTGGAGGTGATCCGCCACCTCCCGCGGCTGAACCGGCTGTTCGGCGAGATCCTGGCCGCCGCTGGAGAGGAGGCCGTCTCCGGCGCCCTGCTCATCGACTACCCCGGCTTCAACCTCCGCCTGGCCAAGGCCCTCCGCAAACAGGCGCCGGCGGTGACGCTGCACCAGTACGTCTGCCCCCAGGTGTGGGCCTGGAAGAAGGGGCGCATTCCCGATCTGGGGCGCACCCTGGACACCCTCTACTGCCTGTTCGATTTCGAGCCGGAGCTGTTCCGCGGCTATCCGGTGGATGCCCGGTTCGTGGGCCACCCCCTGGTGGAAGTGGTGAAGCCCGAGTGCGATCGCGCGGCCTTCTTCGCGGAGACGGGCCTGGACCCCGCGCGGCCCCTGGTGGCCCTCCTCCCGGGCAGCCGGCGGGGCGAGATCCAGCGGCTCCTTCCGCCCATGGCGGAGTTGGCGCGGAACTGGCGGAGTTCACGGCCGGAGGTCCAGTGGGTCCTGCCCATCGCACCCACGCTGGAATCCGGCTTCGTGCGCGCCCATCTCGGCGAGGCGCCGGTGACGCTGGTCCAGGGGCGCGCCTACGCCGCCCGGGCCTACGCGGACGCGGCGCTGGTGGCCTCCGGCACCGCCACCCTGGAGACCGCCCTCCTGGGAACGCCCTTCGCCATCGTCTACAAGCTGAACGCCCTCACCTACCAGGTGGCGCGGCACGTCGTGAAGCTGCCCCACTTCGGCCTGGCCAACGTCGTCGCGCGGCGCGAAGTGGCCACCGAGCTGGTGCAGGGGGACGTCAACGCGGAGCGGCTGGGCCAGGAGCTCGCGCGGCTGCTGGATCCCGCCGAAGCCGCCCAGATCCGCGCCGATCTGGCCGAGGTGCGCGGCCACCTGGGCCAGCCGGGCGCTGCAGGGCGCGTCGCCGACGACCTCCTCCGGAAGTTGGGGGAGTAG
- a CDS encoding dihydrofolate reductase family protein, with the protein MTVSVFVGVSVDGFLARGNHDLDWLPDEGGEPHGYDEFMASVDALIIGRNTFDKVLTFDPWPYGSKRVVVLSSRPLQLPSSTGSAVEQMAGLPAEIVARLAERGVMNLYVDGGITIQRFLRAGLIDRLIITRVPVLIGEGIPLFGALPHDMALRHVATRAFPSGLVQSEYRVLP; encoded by the coding sequence ATGACTGTGTCCGTGTTTGTGGGCGTCAGCGTGGACGGGTTCCTCGCGCGGGGGAACCACGACCTGGATTGGCTGCCGGATGAAGGCGGGGAGCCCCACGGCTACGACGAATTCATGGCGAGTGTCGATGCGCTGATCATCGGCCGCAACACTTTCGACAAGGTGCTGACCTTCGATCCCTGGCCCTACGGTTCCAAGCGGGTGGTGGTGCTCAGCAGCCGTCCCCTCCAGTTGCCGAGTTCCACGGGAAGCGCAGTCGAACAGATGGCCGGATTGCCGGCGGAGATCGTGGCCCGGCTGGCGGAACGCGGTGTCATGAATCTCTACGTGGACGGCGGTATCACGATCCAGCGCTTTCTGCGGGCGGGGCTGATCGACCGTCTGATCATCACCCGGGTCCCCGTGCTGATCGGCGAAGGCATCCCGCTCTTCGGCGCCCTGCCCCACGATATGGCTCTCCGCCACGTCGCCACCCGGGCCTTCCCGAGCGGACTGGTCCAGAGCGAGTACCGCGTGCTCCCCTGA